The Erigeron canadensis isolate Cc75 chromosome 1, C_canadensis_v1, whole genome shotgun sequence genome segment AATATAACGTTTCAAGGGCAAGGATATACTTCGACAGCAATTGTTTGGAACGATACGGCTAACTCATCGCATGGCACATTCTACAGTGCCTCCGTGCAAGTATTTTCTACAAATTTCGTAGCTAAAAACATTAGTTTCATGGTATGTATGCAAGACtataacaacacattcaaaTATTGTAGTAACAAGGTACCTTGTGAAAAATAACATTGGGTACGCTTGTTATATTAGtaacaagattttttttaatggtcaaatttgtttgatcaatggTAGAATGTGGCTCCGATACCTAAGCCAGGAGACGTCGGAGCGCAAGCAGTAGCCATTAGAGTAGGAGGAGATCAAGCTTCATTTTGGGGGTGTGGATTTTTTGGAGCACAAGATACACTTCATGATGATAGAGGTCGACATTACTTCAAGGATTGTTATATCCAAGGTTCAATTGACTTCATTTTCGGCAATGCAAAATCGCTATATGAGGTACGgccaaaaaagaaacaaaactagatagaaagttttgattaaaagaCACTCATATGTATGGTTTTGCATGGTAGAGTAAAATATGTAACCGTACTTCAAatataagttattttatattGTGCAAAACATTAGCCTTAAAAGGGTTGATTTAATTGACAATGGagattatatattaacaatcgTTACTTATACGcctatcaacatatattttatattcaatttattttctaaatatatttataacagtTAGAAATTTTGTTACTTTAAAACCTTCTTAAGTAAATATCTTGAGGTAGTCAAGTAAATGGTTAAAAAACGGCCACGGGAATTAGACTATGTACGCCTATCAATAAGTCTCAATCGATCGACACTTAACATATATTGGTACATATTTATATTGTAATTATATGTAAATGCATATAGTAGTTTTATCTAGTAGCCAAGGCCATTAGAGTCGTTTAATATAATTGGGTAGATTTGTGTAGGATTGTCAGTTGATCTCAATGGCACCACCGGTACCGGTAGGACAAAAGAGCATAAACGGAGCAGTAACAGCACACGGAAGAGCATCTGCGGAAGAAGACAGTGGGTTTGCGTTTGTGAGATGTAGTCTCGGTGGTACGGGAAGGATATGGTTAGGGAGAGCATGGAGGCCTTTCTCTAAAGTTATTTTCGCTTACACGTATATGACTGACATAGTTGCGCCTGAAGGTTGGAATGACTTTAATGACCCCACACGAGATCAGTAAGTATATTATTATCGCATTTGGATACGTTTTCGGTATTTactatatagtaaaaaaaaaattgatgaagGTCTGTTTTGATCGATCGATATAATGACAGGAGTATATTCTATGGAGAGTATATGTGCACGGGTGATGGAGCAAATTCATCAATGAGAGTTCCCTATGCCCAAAAGCTCAATGACACTCAAGCCTCTCTTTTTCTCAATGcttcttttattaatggtgaCCAATGGTTGCAAACATAAATCGTATCAATTATTTGCCCCACTAAAGATGTTATTTCATTCAACATAGTATTACgttttaatttgtatgtttgaaatactacatttcttatttcttttaaacCACAAATTTCAAAAGAAGCCCAACTATGGCACTAGCTAGAAACTTAAGGGAGACAAAACTATACAACCATATATACTATACAAACTAGAAATCAAAATTATACTATTTAATTTAAGGAATGTTATTCATTTTAACCGATGCATAATCCAATGAAAAATCGTAGCTTTGATGTCACAACAAACCCTTTGAGTCGAGAGTGGTTTCcattatgtttaattatataaaatcaatggTTTGTGATCCATAAATAGTTTAGATTTACATTTACAAGCATAGACATTACGGGTCAAGATTATCAAACCAAAGAATGATGAAGTGACCAACTGACCATAACTTCGATcgattaaattaatatatcccCAAAAAAGAAAGCCCCTCGACCACTTACGACACAGCTTctaaaacttaattttattagaaaatttcatatatatcccattttaaagacataattacatatatgtcttaggtacaagtttttaatgcataaatacaaTGTTTTTAAAGCATGTTTTGggcatatatgtaattatgtttttaaaataggACATATATGAAAATCTCCCAATTTTTCTTGCTACATCACACCTTTTCATTGGAtgacatttttcattttttaattaaatatccACTATGTAGGTCCCGGATGTGAGTTTTTCCCAAAGTTTTATGTTCGAGTATTGGGTTTCCCATTttaaggtattttccatgaggtgGGGGTTGGAGGTTCAGGAAGtcgctggttaaaattgtctcgagcacgtctaaatcgaaactaacgttagaaagaaaaaaaaaaaatttaaaaatctctatattacttttaagttttaacaaacATTTTAATTGATATTATTCATGATATATCTATACACTATATAAATCCCTACTTGGGTTTTGCTAAGTATGTCCTGTGTGGCATGCCTTATGAGTGATTAAAACAactaaaatcctatgtggcatgtttaTGTTACACTTTTTCATACGGTTAAGTTAAATTGGAGGTTACCAATCAGACATCCTTTCCCTCCTCTTTTTGCTACGGTTAAgtgaaatttaaatttaaattctaTAATCGTATGGCAGTTGTAACCGTCCATCTTGGTGCCTATAAAACCAACCCATCGATCACCTTCTCACCATATAACACACACATCGAATCACTTTCCGATCATCGCTTCCAAAAATCCCGTAATGATACGTGAACTTCACACAAACCACAACTCGTGTTCCATAACTGTAAGGATCATCAGGTTGTGGAAACAACCGGTGTATGGCAATGTGAACAACATCGGAAGCATCGAGATGATCTTAATGGATGCAGTGGTTTAATGCTATATTCGTTTATACAAATATAAGATACATCTTCCTCTGCTTGTGGTATGTAAAATTAGTCATCAGTATTTGTTAGATCTAGggatatttcatttttttataaataaaattaacaaactttttatatatattattgtattgtaTGAGTATGAAGTTTGTTTGTGTTATAGTTTAAGTAATCCACTTAAAGCTATAGTAGCATTGATAATATTACTATCTTGGCCAGTAACTTATGATGATATCAGTCCACTTATCATATTTTCACATCTAGCTTTAGTATTCCATAGTTATAAGATTTTGTTACATATGCAATTATAAAAATGATGTATAATATGCCAATTGATTATATTCATATTGAACTGGCAATTCTTATCTTATGTAATGAAATAGTGACAGAtggattttcaaattttaatccCTCTGCATGACATACAAGTATCACAAGAATTATGCAAATCCTTGGTATGTTAAGTTATTAAACATTTGATGATGAATTTTTCTGCAATAATGATAGTGTTTATATTCCTATATATCTAATTTCTTTGTATATTGTATGCAGACTTTGCCTACTATCTTTAGTAACAACTTACCACCAAGTTGTAAATCAATTAAGTTGCTAGATTATAATAATAAGGAATATCACGTTTCCGGTAAACAAGTTGAAAACAGTCGTATCAGAATTTCAAGAAGTCAATGGTCAAAGTTCATCAAATCAGCTAACGAAGAATCTCCTTCTCCAACTTTGTGTTTCAAATTAATAAAGGAGATGACttttcaagtttcttgctttCTTAAAAATGGTTGGCAGGTTATAGAGAATGGTATTAAATGTGATATGATAAAAAGTTGTTTACTTCATGTGACTAAAGATACACCTAAACGTCAGGTTAAAACTTTACaaactaattattaattaatacaattgTAATGCCTAAGTATATTTTGGTACATTAATTGTATCAGA includes the following:
- the LOC122590048 gene encoding probable pectinesterase 8, whose protein sequence is MSYRYTDILSLLVAVLATTHFLSSNLEYVNNFIKEFKDITLFPISIITSIKLDGHHHHHHGEKAKKFDICDDFPRDSVPADTNSTTTFCVDRNGCCNFTTVQSAIDAVITNNPKRTLVWINNGIYFEKVVIPRTKPNITFQGQGYTSTAIVWNDTANSSHGTFYSASVQVFSTNFVAKNISFMNVAPIPKPGDVGAQAVAIRVGGDQASFWGCGFFGAQDTLHDDRGRHYFKDCYIQGSIDFIFGNAKSLYEDCQLISMAPPVPVGQKSINGAVTAHGRASAEEDSGFAFVRCSLGGTGRIWLGRAWRPFSKVIFAYTYMTDIVAPEGWNDFNDPTRDQSIFYGEYMCTGDGANSSMRVPYAQKLNDTQASLFLNASFINGDQWLQT